One genomic window of Danaus plexippus chromosome 23, MEX_DaPlex, whole genome shotgun sequence includes the following:
- the LOC116774634 gene encoding MICOS complex subunit Mic60-like isoform X1, which translates to MYRFRNHLTSSHLVLVRKQIGDGSCAALIVMRAPQRRYAIDQKKMGDTCPPPKDKPKSRKLLWGTVGATMLTGAAIVYAKSSPEARNWLESNVPWANDLVALVYQENTTYWKFTANQFNKATKSVTNFLFGKEGVTPLDFQQRPEQDLDKDAARDFAKKSYELPPPTIEPLYVEEKVLETPDIETPATLVQTEKCEPQSPPPIKITKDLVELEQDMHENTRAAIDNFKKATKHCADYNKALYRIVETSITDLDRKHFTTLKGAQSERDNAVKKAKEASAKAKCAIETLDRMIKAGVQAPPETIAATKRYITQFRNDLSIAEDEYKEAVDKAVLSDKYWNKVEAARLMYKEELQMLFPSIDLTARQLDIRGDTDLLLMYTLKQIQYLQNEIAELQTMRELKINRAIECHDEKAIIEAKVEDMIKHERMEKEKEFQRKSLEVQAEANRKLKDQLKKQFEIQQEVLQDKLARKEKEVMNKFSRSVSEQVEKERVEFKKELGAMAGKLQAIEQTLKQRSAAEAEARRSQSLWAAAEALHAAARRNDARATLDKELRALEQAGKDDKLVQTVLKGIPNDVREKGIATEKALRDKFDRLERTAVKVALVGRDGASLVIYFLSWLQSKLLYQKFADIPQDELDNKPTDFSKLDTFDIIQRARYYMDHGQLPHALRYVNLLSGAPRAAARSWVDEARAHLEVRQAADAVMAHASVSGLLYL; encoded by the exons GTTAGGAAACAGATAGGGGATGGATCATGTGCTGCATTAATAGTGATGCGAGCGCCGCAACGGCGCTATGCCATCGATCAGAAGAAAATGGGTGATACCTGTCCACCACCAAAAGATAAACCGAAGTCTCGGAAGCTGTTATGGGGGACTGTCGGAGCTACAATGTTAACCGGTGCTGCCATTGTTTATGCTaa gtcGAGTCCCGAGGCTCGTAACTGGCTAGAATCTAATGTACCATGGGCTAATGACCTGGTAGCCCTTGTGTACCAGGAGAACACAACATACTGGAAGTTTACCGCCAACCAGTTCAATAAAGCAACTAAATCTGTCACCAATTTTCTGTTTGGAAAA GAGGGAGTAACACCACTTGATTTTCAACAACGTCCCGAACAAGATCTAGATAAAGATGCGGCCAGAGATTTTGCTAAGAAAAGTTATGAGT TACCGCCACCTACCATCGAACCGTTGTATGTGGAGGAGAAAGTTCTAGAAACACCTGACATTGAAACACCAG ccaCACTCGTACAAACGGAAAAGTGTGAACCCCAGAGCCCTCCCCCTATAAAAATAACCAAGGATTTGGTGGAACTCGAACAGGACATGCACGAGAACACTAGAGCGGCCATAGACAATTTCAAGAAGGCTACCAAACATTGTGCTGATTACAATAAAGCGCTTTACAGG ATCGTAGAGACGTCGATCACGGATCTTGACAGAAAACACTTCACGACATTGAAGGGCGCTCAGAGTGAACGTGACAACGCCGTCAAGAAAGCTAAGGAGGCGTCCGCTAAAGCTAAATGTGCTATTg AGACCTTGGATCGTATGATCAAAGCCGGCGTCCAAGCGCCTCCTGAAACTATTGCGGCCACTAAGAGATACATCACACAGTTTAGGAACGACTTAAGCATAGCCGAGGACGAATATAAGGAGGCTGTGGATAAGGCTGTGCTTAGCGACAAGTATTGGAATAAG gtGGAAGCAGCTCGTTTGATGTATAAGGAAGAGCTTCAAATGCTGTTCCCAAGCATAGACCTCACAGCTAGACAGCTTGACATTAGAGGCGACACCGATCTTCTGCTTATGTATACTTTGAAGCAG ATTCAGTACTTACAAAACGAAATTGCCGAGTTGCAGACCATGAGggaattgaaaataaacagaGCTATCGAAt GTCATGATGAGAAGGCAATCATTGAAGCTAAAGTAGAAGACATGATAAAACACGAAAGAATGGAGAAAGAAAAGGAGTTTCAGAGGaag AGCTTAGAAGTCCAAGCGGAAGCGAACAGGAAATTAAAAGATCAGTTGAAGAAACAGTTTGAGATACAACAGGAGGTGTTACAAGATAAACTGGCCAGGAAAGAGAAGGAG GTTATGAACAAGTTCAGTCGCTCTGTTTCGGAACAGGTTGAAAAGGAACGCGTCGAGTTCAAAAAGGAGCTGGGGGCTATGGCCGGCAAACTACAGGCCATAGAACAGACATTAAAAC AACGTTCGGCGGCTGAGGCTGAGGCTCGTCGTTCCCAGTCTCTGTGGGCCGCGGCTGAGGCGTTACACGCGGCTGCAAGGAGGAACGACGCTAGAGCGACGCTCGACAAGGAACTGAGAGCGCTCGAACAAGCTG GCAAAGACGATAAATTGGTGCAGACCGTCTTAAAAGGAATCCCTAACGACGTCCGTGAGAAGGGCATCGCTACTGAGAAGGCATTGAGGGACAAATTCGACAgg ttGGAGAGGACAGCTGTGAAGGTGGCGTTAGTCGGACGTGACGGTGCGAGCCTCGTGATTTATTTCCTGTCGTGGCTGCAGTCTAAGTTGTTGTACCagaag TTCGCCGACATACCTCAGGACGAGTTGGACAATAAACCAACGGATTTTTCAAAACTGGACACATTTGATATCATACAGCGAGCCAG GTACTATATGGACCACGGCCAATTACCCCACGCCCTTCGCTACGTGAACCTCCTCTCCGGAGCCCCGCGGGCCGCGGCACGGTCCTGGGTCGACGAAGCCCGAGCACACTTAGAAGTCAGACAGGCCGCGGACGCGGTCATGGCGCACGCCAGCGTCTCCGGACTACTATACCTATAA
- the LOC116774634 gene encoding MICOS complex subunit Mic60-like isoform X2 translates to MYRFRNHLTSSHLVLVRKQIGDGSCAALIVMRAPQRRYAIDQKKMGDTCPPPKDKPKSRKLLWGTVGATMLTGAAIVYAKSSPEARNWLESNVPWANDLVALVYQENTTYWKFTANQFNKATKSVTNFLFGKEGVTPLDFQQRPEQDLDKDAARDFAKKSYESTLVQTEKCEPQSPPPIKITKDLVELEQDMHENTRAAIDNFKKATKHCADYNKALYRIVETSITDLDRKHFTTLKGAQSERDNAVKKAKEASAKAKCAIETLDRMIKAGVQAPPETIAATKRYITQFRNDLSIAEDEYKEAVDKAVLSDKYWNKVEAARLMYKEELQMLFPSIDLTARQLDIRGDTDLLLMYTLKQIQYLQNEIAELQTMRELKINRAIECHDEKAIIEAKVEDMIKHERMEKEKEFQRKSLEVQAEANRKLKDQLKKQFEIQQEVLQDKLARKEKEVMNKFSRSVSEQVEKERVEFKKELGAMAGKLQAIEQTLKQRSAAEAEARRSQSLWAAAEALHAAARRNDARATLDKELRALEQAGKDDKLVQTVLKGIPNDVREKGIATEKALRDKFDRLERTAVKVALVGRDGASLVIYFLSWLQSKLLYQKFADIPQDELDNKPTDFSKLDTFDIIQRARYYMDHGQLPHALRYVNLLSGAPRAAARSWVDEARAHLEVRQAADAVMAHASVSGLLYL, encoded by the exons GTTAGGAAACAGATAGGGGATGGATCATGTGCTGCATTAATAGTGATGCGAGCGCCGCAACGGCGCTATGCCATCGATCAGAAGAAAATGGGTGATACCTGTCCACCACCAAAAGATAAACCGAAGTCTCGGAAGCTGTTATGGGGGACTGTCGGAGCTACAATGTTAACCGGTGCTGCCATTGTTTATGCTaa gtcGAGTCCCGAGGCTCGTAACTGGCTAGAATCTAATGTACCATGGGCTAATGACCTGGTAGCCCTTGTGTACCAGGAGAACACAACATACTGGAAGTTTACCGCCAACCAGTTCAATAAAGCAACTAAATCTGTCACCAATTTTCTGTTTGGAAAA GAGGGAGTAACACCACTTGATTTTCAACAACGTCCCGAACAAGATCTAGATAAAGATGCGGCCAGAGATTTTGCTAAGAAAAGTTATGAGT ccaCACTCGTACAAACGGAAAAGTGTGAACCCCAGAGCCCTCCCCCTATAAAAATAACCAAGGATTTGGTGGAACTCGAACAGGACATGCACGAGAACACTAGAGCGGCCATAGACAATTTCAAGAAGGCTACCAAACATTGTGCTGATTACAATAAAGCGCTTTACAGG ATCGTAGAGACGTCGATCACGGATCTTGACAGAAAACACTTCACGACATTGAAGGGCGCTCAGAGTGAACGTGACAACGCCGTCAAGAAAGCTAAGGAGGCGTCCGCTAAAGCTAAATGTGCTATTg AGACCTTGGATCGTATGATCAAAGCCGGCGTCCAAGCGCCTCCTGAAACTATTGCGGCCACTAAGAGATACATCACACAGTTTAGGAACGACTTAAGCATAGCCGAGGACGAATATAAGGAGGCTGTGGATAAGGCTGTGCTTAGCGACAAGTATTGGAATAAG gtGGAAGCAGCTCGTTTGATGTATAAGGAAGAGCTTCAAATGCTGTTCCCAAGCATAGACCTCACAGCTAGACAGCTTGACATTAGAGGCGACACCGATCTTCTGCTTATGTATACTTTGAAGCAG ATTCAGTACTTACAAAACGAAATTGCCGAGTTGCAGACCATGAGggaattgaaaataaacagaGCTATCGAAt GTCATGATGAGAAGGCAATCATTGAAGCTAAAGTAGAAGACATGATAAAACACGAAAGAATGGAGAAAGAAAAGGAGTTTCAGAGGaag AGCTTAGAAGTCCAAGCGGAAGCGAACAGGAAATTAAAAGATCAGTTGAAGAAACAGTTTGAGATACAACAGGAGGTGTTACAAGATAAACTGGCCAGGAAAGAGAAGGAG GTTATGAACAAGTTCAGTCGCTCTGTTTCGGAACAGGTTGAAAAGGAACGCGTCGAGTTCAAAAAGGAGCTGGGGGCTATGGCCGGCAAACTACAGGCCATAGAACAGACATTAAAAC AACGTTCGGCGGCTGAGGCTGAGGCTCGTCGTTCCCAGTCTCTGTGGGCCGCGGCTGAGGCGTTACACGCGGCTGCAAGGAGGAACGACGCTAGAGCGACGCTCGACAAGGAACTGAGAGCGCTCGAACAAGCTG GCAAAGACGATAAATTGGTGCAGACCGTCTTAAAAGGAATCCCTAACGACGTCCGTGAGAAGGGCATCGCTACTGAGAAGGCATTGAGGGACAAATTCGACAgg ttGGAGAGGACAGCTGTGAAGGTGGCGTTAGTCGGACGTGACGGTGCGAGCCTCGTGATTTATTTCCTGTCGTGGCTGCAGTCTAAGTTGTTGTACCagaag TTCGCCGACATACCTCAGGACGAGTTGGACAATAAACCAACGGATTTTTCAAAACTGGACACATTTGATATCATACAGCGAGCCAG GTACTATATGGACCACGGCCAATTACCCCACGCCCTTCGCTACGTGAACCTCCTCTCCGGAGCCCCGCGGGCCGCGGCACGGTCCTGGGTCGACGAAGCCCGAGCACACTTAGAAGTCAGACAGGCCGCGGACGCGGTCATGGCGCACGCCAGCGTCTCCGGACTACTATACCTATAA